The DNA segment GAGTCCATCGAGCATCCGCCGGTCCATGGCGCACGAAAATCTCGGTCAGAACCTGACTCCAGCCGCGCTCTAGAAACTCCACGATCAACCCCGGAACCCCTGGACGGGTGACGCGCGTTTGGATCTCGGCGGCGACATGAGCGGCGGCCAGCTCCCGGCGCTCGCGTTGCGCGAGCCCGGCGACGAGTCCGACGGCCCGGTCACGCGACTGAGCATCCTCCTCGGCCAGAAAGGCTTCGAGTCTCCGGACCTGGTCGGCCAGAATCCCGATGTCGGACTCGAATCCCTCGATCACGGTCGTGACGACCGAGCGAATCGTCTCCAACGACCTCGGATTCTCGTCCTCCCCGTGCCCGAGTCCCGCCTGAGCGATGACATCGAGCAGGCGTCGCGCCGGATGCTTGCGGTCGGAAAAGAACTCCTTGTCGAGCAGGGCGACCTTCAACACCGGAATCTGGAGCTTGGCGATTTCGGCGCGTATCGCCGCCGGCAGTTCGGGATCATCGAAGATCGCCTCGAAGAGCATGGCCACGATGTCGATCGTCATGGCATCCACGGGCGGCGATCCCTTGGCCATGGGGGTGTCACGCAACTGAGCGACGACATTGCTGGCCCAGGGGTCGAGAGGGGTCGCCCCCAGACCGGGCGCCGCCCCCGGAACCAGTGGTCCGCGTTGCAGACTGCCCAGCGTCTGCATCAGTCGCTCGTGCCCGAACGGCGATGGCGGCACCATGAGCGGTCCGGCCGGAGCGACTGCGGACACGACCGATCCGGCGACAGTGGGCGGCAACACCGGATGGCCGGCGAGCGACTGTAACGAGCCGACCAATCGCGCAAAGACATCATCGGCCGGCATCGACGACAGGCTCGACATCGCCGCGGCCGTCGCCGGTATCGCCGGCGCGGCTGCCGGACCTGAAACGTCCGACCGGATCGCGGGCGTGTGTGTGTGCGGTTCGGTCAGCGGAATCTTGGGCAGGATGCCCGATTCGATCAGGTAGCGATTGATCTCGTTATAGATCTCCGGCAGTTCGGCCGATGTCTGGCGCTCGAACGCTTGCATCAGAAAGATCGCCAGCTCACGGCCGGCCTCCAGGGCCGTCAAGGCCTGGAACAGGGCGCGATAGAGTGTGACCGGATGCAGAGGATTGTCTTCCGGAGTGATTCGCGGCCCATTCAGCAAGGCCGCCAGACGCCGATCGAGTGCCAACAGGGGTTGGGCACAGTTGAAGGACGCGCGCGTCGTCAGCTTGGTCAGCGCCAGATCGAGTTCGAAGTCTTCTTCGTCGACCAGCTCGAGTTCATCGGGCAGTCTGGTCGGCATGTGCCCATCCTGGCGTTCCAGGCGTTCGACGGCCTCATCGAAGAGGCTCACATAGGCCGCGCGGAAATGCTGCAACAACAGGGGGGTGCGATTGGCCAGCAGCGACACGGCGTCGAAACACAGTTGGCGCAGATCCTGATCGACCGCTCGATCCATCATCGCGAACAATTCATCGTTCGCGCGTCCGACATGGCGCGTGAAGACTGCCAGCACCGTATCGATCAGACGCTCTCGACACGTCTGGAGAATGACCTGTGTATCCGCGTGCATGACCTCGGGCGGACCTGTCTCCCGCACCCCAAAGGGGATGATATTCGAGTTAGGCTGTTTGACCATGGCGGATGATGTGAACCCTTGGTGATGAGCCGCGCCACGAGCCGGAGTCAAGGGGTGGATCGAGGATCGCCGGACGCTCCAACGCCTATGGATAGGACACGGGATTCGAGATGCGGTTTGCCGGCACCGAAGTCTAGGAGCTCAGGCCGCGCCTGTTTGCCAACCCCGTCACAGTCCGCCCAAAAAGCACGGTCTCTCGACCGCCGAGCCTATTCCACCGTCACCGACTTGGCCAGATTGCGCGGCTGGTCGACATCCGTGCCCTTGAGTACGGCTACATGATAGGCCAGGAGTTGCAGTGGGATTGTGAAGATCAGCGGATCGATGAGATCGTCGGTCTCGGGCAGGCGCACGACCGTCACACCCTCACCTTCGGCCAGCGGCACCTGGAAGTCGGCGAAGACCACGAGCTGACCGCCGCGCGCGCGCACCTCCTCCAGATTGGACTTGAGCTTTTCGAGCAGCGCATTGTTGGGCGCCACGGCCACCACAGGCATCTGCTCGTCGATCAGGGCCAGGGGGCCATGCTTGAGCTCGCCGGCCGCATAGGCCTCGGCATGGATGTAGGAGATCTCCTTGAGCTTGAGCGCGCCCTCCATGGCGATGGGATACTGCTCGCCGCGCCCGAGAAAGAGCGCATGCTGCTTGTCGATGAAGCGCTCGGCGAGTGCCGCGATGGTCTCGTCGAGCCGCAGCACCTCCTCGATCTTGCCCGGCAGGGTGCGCAACAGCGTCACGAGATCCGCCTCGGCCGCCGCGTCGAGCCGATGGAAGCGCCCGAGCGCGATGGTCAGCAGCAGCAGGGCGACCAGTTGGGTGGTGAAGGCCTTGGTCGAGGCCACGCCGATCTCGGGGCCGGCCTGGGTGAGGAAGACCAGATCCGACTCGCGCACCAGCGAACTCTCGGGCACGTTGCAGATGGCGAGCGTGGCCGCATAGCCGGAGGCCCTGGCCTGACGCAGGGCCGCCAGGGTGTCGGCGGTCTCGCCCGACTGCGAGATGGTCACGAACAGCGCCCGCTCCGGAACCACGTGCCGACGATAGCGATACTCGCTCGCCACCTCGACCTGACAGGGCAGGCCGGCGACGGCCTCCATCCAGTAGCGTGCCACCAGCGCGGCATGGAAACTGGTGCCGCAGGCGACGATGGTCACGGCCCGAATCTCGGCAAAGAGTGCGGCGGCCTGATTGCCGAAGATCTCCGGCAGGACGCGGTCACTCGTCAAGCGCCCTTGAAGGGTGTCGGCGATGGCGCGCGGCTGCTCGAAGATCTCCTTCTGCATGTAGTGCCGATAGGGGCCGCGTTCGGTGGCCTCGGCCGAGACCGTCGAGGTCTTGACCGGACGCTCGACGAGCCGGCCGTCACGATCCCAGATGCGCACCCGATCGCGCGTCAGCTCGGCCAGATCGCCCTCATCCAGGAAGATGAAGCGGTTGGTGACCGGCAGGAGCGCGAAGACGTCCGAGGCGATGAAGTGCTCGCCGAAACCGACCCCGATCACCAGCGGACTGCCCTGGCGCGCCGCGACCAGATGCTCGGGATCGGCGGCATCGATCACGCCCAGCGCATAGGCCCCGCGCAGGCGTCCGGTGGCCGCGCGCACCGCCTCGACCAGCGTCCGTCCGTGCGCCAACTCGGCATGGACGGCATGGACTGCGACCTCGGTGTCCGTCTCCGAGGTGAAGACGTAGCCGGCGGCGAGCTGTTCGCGCCGCAATTCCTCGTGGTTCTCGATGATGCCGTTGTGCACCAGCATGCAGCGGTCGTGACTGAGGTGCGGATGGGCGTTGTGGGTCGCCGGCTCGCCGTGGGTCGCCCAGCGCGTGTGGGCGATGCCGAGCGTGCCCGGCAACGGATCGGCCGCGACCGCCTCGGCCAGACGCGCGACCTTGCCGAGTTCACGCCGCCGGCCGAGTCGGCCCGAATCGTCGAGCACGGCGAGGCCCGCCGAGTCGTATCCGCGATATTCGAGCCGGCGCAGACCTTCCAACAGGATGGCCGCGACCGGGCGTTGAGCGATGGCACCGACGATTCCGCACATGATGGCAAGTGATTCCTGATCCGGACAGGGTTCGAAGCCTAGTCACTCGACAGCGGGCTGTAAATCGGTTTGAGCGTTCAGGATTCGCCGCAGCGGTGCTCGCTTGTTCGGTCAGGCGACCTCCAATGCCCTGAGGATGCGCGGCGTCAGGTCATTACCGATGCGCTCCGGTTTCGCTCTCCAGCCGGATCGGCTCCAGCAGCCGCGACTCGAAGTCGGTCAGGACACTGAACTCGACCCGGCGCGAGGCGGCGGGGTTCTCGCGTCCCTGGTCGTCATGCACCGGCCGCGAGGACGAGAGTCCAACCGCTGCGACCCGTTCCCTGAACCAGTCCTCGCCCTTGAGCGGGTCGAGTCCATAGGCGAACCGCAGCACCGCCTGGGTGCGCTGCTGGCTCAGTTCCATGTTGAGGAAATAGGCATCCAGCGGCGCTGTGCCGGCATTCCATTCGCTCGACGTATGCCCCTCTAAGCGGATCTCGCGGATGACCTCGCGGAAGGGTTTGAGCCGGGCGACATAGCGCGGCAGGAAGTCGTTCAGGATCGCCTCGAACTCGGGCTTGATGCGCGCGGAGTTGCGGTCGAACAGGATGTCCGGCTCGCGAAAACGCAGGGTCAGGGTGCGCTCGACCAGCTCGGCGTTCCAGCGCGGCAGGTCGTCGCGAAACTCGCGTTCCAGGGCCGAATAGATCGCCTGACGCGACTCGGCGGCGCTGACGCGCACCTCGGTCTCGACCTGATGCAGCCGCTCGACCTGGACCATGTGCAATACGGCCAGGAACAGGAAGATCATCATCAGGGTGGCCATGAGATCGGAGACCGTCAGCCAGTGGCTCTCGTCTTCCGCCGGAATGTCGGCGCCCGACGCGCTCGACCAGGGGTAGGGGAGGGTCTTCATGCCGAGGCCCTCGCCAGATCCAGATGGCTGCCGTTAGAACCAAAGCGCGCGGCGGGCGGCGGCGGGGTTGCGGCCCCGAGTCGGCCGATACGCTGCTGGGCCTCCAGACCCGAGAGCACGGCGCCCTCGATGGTCTCCAGCATGGTCCGCAGCCGCTGATCGATGGCCGGGAAGGCCTCCCTGGCCCGTTCGCGCAGTTCGGCCACGCCGCCGAGCACCGACTCCAGCTCCAGCGTCTCGCGCTTGAGTGCCTGCATGGTCGATTGCTGATCCTCGATCTGGGTGGTGATCCGGCCGGCCTGCTGGGTGAGCGTCTGGAGGCTGGTCTGCGAGCGTTCGACCCCGGCGACGGCCAGTTCGAGCTGTGCCCCCAGGGCGTCCATGTGTTCGCGATACTGCACCTGCCAGTCCAGCAGCTTGCCGATCGAGGCGTCGAGATGGCGGAAGTTCTCGCCGAACTGGGCGCCGAGCTTGTCGTTGAAGTCGCGGATGACGGATTCGAGCGCGGCCATGAGCTGGCGTGAACCCAGTTCGCTCAGTTGGCCGGCGAAGTCCCGGAAGGCGGCCAGTTGTGCATCGTGCTGCTGTTCCAGGGTCTGGATCAGACGCGCGTCCATCCGCACGAGCTGTTCGCCGAGCTGGCGGGTGGCGGTGAGCTGGGCGTCGGCGAGCTGGATCTGGAGCTTGAACAGGGCCGCCGGGTCGCCGGCATCGATCGCCGCCGCGTTCGCGCGTGCTCTGCTGCTCTGCGGTCCGTCACGCTTGAGCACCTGCACCAGCCGCAGCGCGGTCGCCAGCAGGATGCCGACGATACTGGTGATGAAGGCGAGCTTCAGCCCTTCGAGCAGCAGCGGGATGCTGTATTCGATCCGGCTGGAGTCGAAGTCAAGCAGCCCGATGGCGATGCCGAGAAAGGTGCCCAGGATGCCGAGGGTCGTGAGCAAGGTCGGTGTGCTTTGCTGGAAGGCCGCCGCGCGCCGGGTCAGGGTGGCGGTCAGGGCCAATGCGAAGAGCACGATCATGAGCAGCACGAACAGACCCGTGACCTGATTCGAATCCAGGCTCTCCAATGCCATGACCACGACCTGAGAAATCGACTCGAACATGATGGACCTCGCTTGAGCGGTGGTTGCGCGCCGGTGATTGGCCGGGGCGTCCTTGAGATCGCCTTAAGCAGGAGTCGGGCCAAGCGGGTGGGTGGCGGTCGATTCAGGTGTGGCGCGCTGTTGGCGAGGGGCGTGCCGGGCGTCAGGCGGTGGGAGGATGCAAGAGCGTCAATTGATTGACGGCGCGGGGACGCGCTGGCTACTCTTGAGCCGTTCATCGTGTGTCAAGTCCCCGGAGATTGTAGACACGCTTTTTGAAGCGTTCAGGGCGTTTCTCGCGCCGGTCCTTGAGTGCCTGAATCGGGGCGATGTGGCCGAGGGCTTTCTGCGGAAGGTGTTGGTTATAGACCTGCACATAGCGCTCGATGGTCTGGGCTAGCGACTCGGCGGAGTCGAAGCGGGTGGTGGTCAAGACCTCTGAAATCCGCCCGTTGAAGCGCTCGATCATGCCGTTGGTCTGGGGGGTGCGCGGCTGGATGAGGCGATGTTCGATCGTGTTGGCGGCACAGACCCGATCGAAGCGATGGCGCCCGGTCGGTTCACGCTCGCCGGTGGCACCGAAGCGGTCGGTGAACTCCTTACCGTTATCGGTCAAGACCTTGGTGATGTTGAACGGGGCCTTGGCGATGAGCCGCTCCAGGAAGCCGGCGGCGTTCCGGGCGGTTTTCTCGGGCAGGATCTCAACATAGACCCGGCGCGTGGCCCGATCGATCGCGGCAAAGAGGGACTGAGCACTGTCCTCATCCGGCATTCGCGGCAGGTACTTCACGTC comes from the Allochromatium tepidum genome and includes:
- a CDS encoding DUF1631 domain-containing protein codes for the protein MHADTQVILQTCRERLIDTVLAVFTRHVGRANDELFAMMDRAVDQDLRQLCFDAVSLLANRTPLLLQHFRAAYVSLFDEAVERLERQDGHMPTRLPDELELVDEEDFELDLALTKLTTRASFNCAQPLLALDRRLAALLNGPRITPEDNPLHPVTLYRALFQALTALEAGRELAIFLMQAFERQTSAELPEIYNEINRYLIESGILPKIPLTEPHTHTPAIRSDVSGPAAAPAIPATAAAMSSLSSMPADDVFARLVGSLQSLAGHPVLPPTVAGSVVSAVAPAGPLMVPPSPFGHERLMQTLGSLQRGPLVPGAAPGLGATPLDPWASNVVAQLRDTPMAKGSPPVDAMTIDIVAMLFEAIFDDPELPAAIRAEIAKLQIPVLKVALLDKEFFSDRKHPARRLLDVIAQAGLGHGEDENPRSLETIRSVVTTVIEGFESDIGILADQVRRLEAFLAEEDAQSRDRAVGLVAGLAQRERRELAAAHVAAEIQTRVTRPGVPGLIVEFLERGWSQVLTEIFVRHGPADARWTQAVQLMDELIWSIEPKLHPSDRERFIGLLPRLIQGLRSGLAHLGQEESWSEFFGVLIQRHVAALRGEGATMSGVASPSPPARPTTPAPVAPPSRPTPPDRPGATTSDDPHLRLVRALKPGAWIEFQTERGTRNTLRLNWVSEFKGVYLFTNRQGENAMTLAAASLAAHLRKGTARLLSQNPLTERAVIRLMERVQPPDAAPDA
- the glmS gene encoding glutamine--fructose-6-phosphate transaminase (isomerizing), which encodes MCGIVGAIAQRPVAAILLEGLRRLEYRGYDSAGLAVLDDSGRLGRRRELGKVARLAEAVAADPLPGTLGIAHTRWATHGEPATHNAHPHLSHDRCMLVHNGIIENHEELRREQLAAGYVFTSETDTEVAVHAVHAELAHGRTLVEAVRAATGRLRGAYALGVIDAADPEHLVAARQGSPLVIGVGFGEHFIASDVFALLPVTNRFIFLDEGDLAELTRDRVRIWDRDGRLVERPVKTSTVSAEATERGPYRHYMQKEIFEQPRAIADTLQGRLTSDRVLPEIFGNQAAALFAEIRAVTIVACGTSFHAALVARYWMEAVAGLPCQVEVASEYRYRRHVVPERALFVTISQSGETADTLAALRQARASGYAATLAICNVPESSLVRESDLVFLTQAGPEIGVASTKAFTTQLVALLLLTIALGRFHRLDAAAEADLVTLLRTLPGKIEEVLRLDETIAALAERFIDKQHALFLGRGEQYPIAMEGALKLKEISYIHAEAYAAGELKHGPLALIDEQMPVVAVAPNNALLEKLKSNLEEVRARGGQLVVFADFQVPLAEGEGVTVVRLPETDDLIDPLIFTIPLQLLAYHVAVLKGTDVDQPRNLAKSVTVE
- a CDS encoding OmpA/MotB family protein, translated to MKTLPYPWSSASGADIPAEDESHWLTVSDLMATLMMIFLFLAVLHMVQVERLHQVETEVRVSAAESRQAIYSALEREFRDDLPRWNAELVERTLTLRFREPDILFDRNSARIKPEFEAILNDFLPRYVARLKPFREVIREIRLEGHTSSEWNAGTAPLDAYFLNMELSQQRTQAVLRFAYGLDPLKGEDWFRERVAAVGLSSSRPVHDDQGRENPAASRRVEFSVLTDFESRLLEPIRLESETGAHR
- a CDS encoding IS481 family transposase, whose amino-acid sequence is MVIRLHKNARTTPAIRREIQNSTLPTRELAERYRLSRQTVLKWRRRSGTEDASHRPHRLHTRLTPAQEAVVVELRKTLLLPLDDLLAVTHEFISTTVSRSGLDRCLRRHGVSNLQALRPQPIDPDARPVKCFKDYEPGFVHVDVKYLPRMPDEDSAQSLFAAIDRATRRVYVEILPEKTARNAAGFLERLIAKAPFNITKVLTDNGKEFTDRFGATGEREPTGRHRFDRVCAANTIEHRLIQPRTPQTNGMIERFNGRISEVLTTTRFDSAESLAQTIERYVQVYNQHLPQKALGHIAPIQALKDRREKRPERFKKRVYNLRGLDTR